One genomic window of Candidatus Nitrosopumilus sediminis includes the following:
- a CDS encoding cupredoxin domain-containing protein — protein MKFLLLLTFFILLSSSSFAFAEEYIIDIPLGAYNPELNTPAEVWYDPPQLFVTVGDTVTWYNDDKEGHTVTSGEGSGRFGWMSDNFGKANGIFDSGRFMPGDSWSYKFEESGTFSYYCTIHPWMEGVLIVEKLIPDYPHDATGKKLEFPLLQYTPDRRIEVNLSWDPPVIKTHEKIQFVYQFYDPQTNSNLAEMKYDFVIYQNGNEIFRDEGLSQIGGDYRNFVFSDSGSIIIRIEGIQSPSIFAEESVTVFGDVQTKEQRSVDFTSAVYDNPEKTSHETYHTKPAQRLTTYYELMLFIILIPGIMFLIALFWLKQKPKISDENPGAVKI, from the coding sequence ATGAAATTTTTGCTATTACTTACATTTTTCATACTCTTATCTTCATCATCTTTTGCTTTTGCTGAAGAATACATTATTGATATACCATTAGGGGCATACAATCCTGAACTAAATACTCCAGCAGAAGTATGGTATGATCCTCCTCAATTATTTGTGACTGTCGGAGATACTGTAACTTGGTACAATGACGATAAAGAAGGACACACAGTTACCAGTGGAGAAGGCTCTGGAAGATTTGGTTGGATGAGTGATAATTTTGGAAAAGCAAATGGGATTTTTGATAGTGGTAGATTCATGCCAGGAGACTCATGGTCATACAAATTTGAAGAATCTGGAACGTTTTCTTATTATTGTACAATTCATCCATGGATGGAGGGAGTTCTAATTGTTGAAAAACTTATTCCTGATTATCCACATGACGCAACTGGCAAAAAATTAGAATTTCCATTATTACAATATACACCAGATAGAAGAATAGAAGTAAATCTATCTTGGGATCCACCAGTGATTAAAACTCATGAAAAAATTCAATTTGTTTATCAATTTTATGATCCACAAACAAATTCCAATCTTGCTGAAATGAAATATGATTTTGTCATATATCAAAATGGAAATGAAATTTTCCGAGATGAAGGTCTAAGCCAAATTGGTGGAGATTATAGAAATTTTGTTTTCAGTGATTCTGGATCAATTATAATAAGAATAGAAGGAATTCAATCACCTTCAATTTTTGCTGAGGAAAGTGTTACTGTCTTTGGTGATGTACAAACTAAAGAACAACGCTCTGTTGATTTTACTAGTGCAGTTTATGATAATCCAGAAAAGACATCTCATGAGACTTATCACACAAAGCCAGCTCAAAGACTAACAACTTATTACGAATTAATGCTATTCATAATCCTAATTCCTGGCATAATGTTTCTAATTGCACTGTTTTGGCTAAAGCAGAAACCAAAAATCTCAGACGAAAATCCTGGTGCTGTTAAAATTTAA
- a CDS encoding cache domain-containing protein codes for MSIKFNLGKKLVLLVMLVTIIALGITSYMSIDYASETLEERGGELLIGESSIRGESLRLSFESRIEQNNILTNDPMIRSLVLEMNQIPDNQLKEFQDNNRRDFLIQVQAFQELIGFSIGFEDTKIIGNNGKVFFSLSRNTDEDFLQNELFQRGLKESFIDFEPTNSGKKLVVVSPIFADDRKKGDKPIGVIISKMRTASIDNILLNRSGLGETGEVYIVNDDYLMLSESRFFENAVFNQRVDTIGVQKCFNEKENHFGFYTDYREIPIYGSSYCMPEFGIVLLTEMDEKELVEPIKILQTRIILTSLLITMLMGLLAYFAAESLSHPLKALKNAANKIANGKFDVRTNIKTGDEIGELSHAFDSMAQKLEESLIEIKEKEEVIKQLEGGMLLKFSQREENDCVGVIDISDSTRISSKLSDNDASKMYEIFLNFMAKIVLKYNGEVVKNIGDALMFRFANIDSKDSVAMKNVLECCLFMIESHDELKKELNAENIDALDYKISITYGSVKVAESTTSKISDIFGPTVNRCFKINSFCPKNSIVVGNNMYDNLKDFEEYEFLQFCSIEIKQKYGYSIFEVKRKK; via the coding sequence ATGTCAATCAAATTTAATCTTGGAAAAAAACTCGTTTTACTTGTAATGCTAGTTACAATTATTGCATTAGGAATTACTTCTTACATGAGCATTGATTATGCATCTGAAACTCTAGAAGAAAGAGGCGGAGAATTGTTAATCGGAGAATCTTCTATTAGAGGAGAATCTTTGAGATTATCTTTTGAATCAAGAATTGAACAAAACAATATTCTTACAAATGATCCTATGATTCGATCACTAGTTTTAGAGATGAACCAAATTCCAGATAATCAATTAAAAGAATTCCAAGACAATAATCGTAGAGACTTTTTAATTCAAGTTCAAGCATTTCAAGAATTAATTGGATTTTCAATAGGATTTGAAGATACAAAGATAATTGGCAATAACGGAAAAGTTTTCTTTTCTCTTAGCCGTAATACAGATGAAGATTTTCTTCAAAATGAATTGTTTCAAAGAGGTTTAAAAGAATCCTTTATTGACTTTGAACCAACAAATTCAGGTAAAAAATTAGTTGTTGTTTCTCCAATATTTGCAGATGATAGAAAAAAAGGAGATAAGCCAATCGGTGTGATAATTTCAAAAATGAGGACTGCATCAATTGATAATATTTTACTAAACAGAAGTGGATTAGGTGAAACTGGTGAGGTCTACATTGTCAATGATGATTATTTGATGTTGTCTGAATCTAGATTTTTTGAAAATGCAGTTTTTAATCAACGAGTAGATACTATTGGTGTTCAGAAATGTTTCAATGAAAAAGAAAATCATTTTGGGTTTTATACAGACTATAGAGAAATTCCAATATATGGATCATCTTATTGTATGCCAGAATTTGGAATTGTTTTACTTACAGAAATGGATGAAAAAGAACTTGTTGAACCAATAAAAATTTTACAAACTAGAATTATCCTAACAAGCCTGCTCATTACAATGTTGATGGGATTGCTTGCATACTTTGCAGCAGAATCATTGTCACATCCATTAAAAGCACTCAAAAATGCTGCAAATAAAATTGCAAATGGTAAATTTGATGTAAGAACAAACATTAAGACAGGAGATGAAATTGGCGAACTATCTCATGCATTTGATTCAATGGCACAAAAATTAGAAGAATCATTAATTGAAATCAAAGAGAAAGAAGAAGTTATCAAACAACTTGAGGGAGGCATGCTGCTAAAGTTTTCTCAACGTGAAGAAAATGATTGCGTGGGAGTAATTGACATAAGTGATTCTACTAGAATATCATCTAAGCTCTCAGATAATGATGCTAGTAAAATGTATGAAATTTTCTTAAATTTTATGGCTAAAATTGTTCTCAAATATAATGGAGAAGTTGTAAAAAATATTGGAGATGCATTGATGTTCAGATTTGCAAATATTGATTCTAAGGATTCTGTAGCAATGAAAAATGTTTTAGAATGTTGTTTATTTATGATTGAATCTCATGATGAATTAAAAAAAGAGCTTAATGCAGAAAATATAGATGCATTAGATTACAAAATTAGTATAACATATGGTTCTGTCAAGGTAGCTGAAAGCACAACTTCCAAAATTTCAGATATTTTTGGCCCTACAGTTAATCGATGTTTTAAGATTAATTCATTTTGCCCAAAAAACAGCATAGTAGTTGGCAATAATATGTATGATAATTTAAAAGACTTTGAAGAATACGAATTTTTGCAATTTTGTTCAATTGAAATTAAACAAAAATATGGTTATAGCATTTTTGAAGTTAAAAGAAAAAAATAA
- a CDS encoding DUF6659 family protein: MTINYDKLSKQVLDLDPQVRFAGVANSKGELIAGGQKDSVEKILDGENVKMSIHYALQKRDLYTNLAYKIGSELSSITEYEKVTMISIPINSSDLFMISTEPRADYLKIIDFVHSSLNSQK, from the coding sequence ATGACAATCAATTATGATAAATTATCAAAACAAGTTCTAGATTTAGATCCACAGGTCAGATTTGCAGGCGTTGCAAATAGTAAAGGTGAGCTGATCGCTGGTGGACAAAAAGACAGTGTTGAAAAAATTTTAGATGGTGAGAATGTCAAAATGTCAATTCACTATGCATTACAAAAAAGGGATCTATATACAAATTTGGCATACAAAATTGGTTCAGAATTATCATCAATTACAGAATACGAAAAAGTTACCATGATTAGTATTCCAATAAATTCCAGCGATTTGTTTATGATAAGTACAGAACCACGAGCAGATTATTTGAAAATTATTGATTTTGTTCATTCATCTCTTAATTCTCAGAAATAA
- a CDS encoding ammonium transporter, producing the protein MVLDSGDTAWMLVAGSLVLLMIPALGLFESGLLRKKNAASIFMQIFFGLALLSVMWFIFGFSLSFGPSTQGLVGNLDWVFLKGVPSDAPLEQYAPTIPGVLFVKFQLMFAAITPLLLTGTIAERMKFSSFIIFIAAWSMLIYYPLVHWVWGGGWLAQLGVVDFAGGIVIHTSVGMAALAAALVLGRRRNYGPAIMIPHSIPLAVLGSSLLWLGWFGFNAGSALSASGGVAGNTVIVTHMASSVSALIWAGLSWIRTGKPSVVATINGAIAGLAGITPASGFVSAEHAFVIGIAIGVISYSGVVLFKEKLRIDDALDVSSVHGVAGIVGALAIGIFASTAINPGGVDGLLFGNPDQLWIQAVGVAVAAAMGFGGTWIILQIIKHLVGIRVSPEVEDVGLDISEHAESAYSDEEEFLLGMDEYTEDLQEKDEILFRKKSSSAKK; encoded by the coding sequence ATGGTACTTGATTCTGGAGATACAGCATGGATGCTTGTCGCAGGTAGTCTTGTACTGTTAATGATCCCTGCACTAGGTCTCTTTGAATCTGGGCTTCTTAGAAAAAAGAATGCAGCATCAATTTTCATGCAGATCTTCTTTGGTTTAGCACTGTTGAGTGTTATGTGGTTTATTTTTGGATTTAGTCTTTCATTTGGTCCATCAACACAAGGTTTAGTTGGAAACTTGGACTGGGTATTTCTTAAAGGAGTTCCATCTGATGCCCCATTGGAACAATATGCTCCAACAATTCCTGGTGTATTGTTTGTTAAATTCCAATTGATGTTTGCAGCAATTACTCCTCTTTTACTTACAGGAACAATTGCTGAAAGAATGAAATTTAGTTCATTTATCATATTCATCGCAGCATGGTCTATGCTAATCTATTACCCTCTTGTTCACTGGGTATGGGGTGGAGGTTGGTTAGCACAACTAGGTGTTGTTGACTTTGCAGGTGGTATTGTAATTCACACAAGTGTCGGTATGGCAGCTCTTGCTGCTGCACTAGTACTTGGTAGAAGAAGAAACTATGGTCCTGCTATCATGATTCCTCACAGTATTCCACTTGCTGTTCTAGGTTCTTCATTATTGTGGTTAGGGTGGTTTGGTTTTAACGCAGGAAGTGCGCTTTCTGCATCAGGTGGTGTTGCAGGTAATACTGTAATTGTAACTCACATGGCTTCATCTGTTTCTGCTTTAATTTGGGCTGGTCTTTCTTGGATAAGAACTGGAAAACCATCTGTTGTTGCAACAATTAACGGTGCAATTGCAGGTTTGGCAGGTATCACTCCAGCATCTGGATTTGTTAGTGCTGAACATGCTTTTGTAATTGGTATTGCAATAGGTGTAATCTCATACTCCGGTGTAGTACTATTCAAAGAAAAACTAAGGATTGACGATGCACTTGATGTAAGCTCCGTTCACGGAGTTGCAGGTATTGTTGGTGCACTAGCTATCGGAATTTTTGCAAGTACTGCAATTAATCCTGGTGGTGTTGATGGCTTGCTATTTGGAAATCCTGATCAGCTCTGGATTCAAGCAGTAGGTGTAGCTGTTGCAGCTGCAATGGGTTTTGGTGGAACTTGGATAATTTTACAAATAATCAAGCATCTTGTTGGAATTAGAGTTTCTCCTGAAGTAGAAGATGTCGGTTTGGATATTAGCGAACATGCTGAATCTGCATATTCTGACGAAGAAGAATTCCTGCTGGGCATGGATGAATACACAGAAGATCTACAGGAAAAGGATGAAATACTCTTTAGAAAGAAATCCAGCAGTGCTAAAAAATGA
- a CDS encoding P-II family nitrogen regulator, translating to MLKIEVILGENDVMAISEGLKAVGIGGLTVSKVRGRGKKPGPEIHASKGSEIFVPQFNDKYRLEVIISDTKEDEVVSIIKENARVGKIFISQILRAIDISTDAEGEKTI from the coding sequence ATGCTCAAAATCGAAGTAATATTAGGTGAAAATGATGTCATGGCTATCAGCGAGGGATTAAAAGCAGTTGGCATTGGTGGTCTTACAGTTTCTAAAGTAAGAGGAAGAGGAAAGAAACCAGGTCCAGAAATACATGCATCAAAAGGTAGTGAGATTTTTGTTCCACAATTTAACGATAAATATCGTTTAGAAGTTATAATTTCAGATACAAAAGAAGATGAAGTGGTAAGCATTATCAAAGAAAATGCAAGAGTTGGCAAAATTTTCATATCACAAATTTTGCGTGCAATAGATATTTCAACTGATGCTGAAGGGGAAAAAACAATTTAA
- a CDS encoding P-II family nitrogen regulator: MKKIEAIIKRKHFPTIKTTLNTIGTYIIDKRNLDDSNIYDESQGSRAGSTGLKSVPLAKLEMVVSDKDARKVVEMISKNSGLSSNHGGKIFVSEMEEVVDMETLDGRKDLEIITEIKPDTELESKPLPKRSRFVPLQKFTLHKLQATYEKNKETLRDDYRIKSFSDFVNYCIMKSLPTLEKQLKNPTIIYENNFDDF, encoded by the coding sequence GTGAAAAAAATTGAGGCTATAATTAAGAGAAAACATTTCCCTACAATTAAAACAACTTTGAATACAATTGGAACCTACATTATTGATAAACGAAATTTAGATGATAGTAACATTTACGATGAATCCCAGGGTTCACGTGCTGGCTCTACCGGACTAAAATCTGTACCACTTGCAAAACTCGAAATGGTAGTTTCTGACAAGGATGCTAGAAAAGTAGTTGAAATGATTTCAAAAAATTCTGGTCTGTCATCAAATCATGGTGGGAAAATTTTCGTTTCAGAAATGGAGGAAGTTGTAGATATGGAAACACTTGATGGAAGAAAAGATCTTGAAATCATTACTGAAATAAAACCTGACACAGAATTAGAATCAAAACCATTACCGAAACGAAGTAGATTTGTTCCTTTACAGAAATTTACTTTACATAAACTACAAGCTACATATGAAAAAAATAAAGAAACTCTTCGTGATGATTATCGAATAAAATCATTCAGTGATTTTGTTAATTATTGTATAATGAAATCTCTTCCAACTTTAGAAAAACAATTAAAGAATCCTACAATAATATATGAAAATAATTTTGATGATTTTTAA
- a CDS encoding J domain-containing protein, whose product MVENNYDILGIVEGSTEKEIRDAFRRLALQFHSDRGGENEQFIKIKQAYEDLKIGKKYPETDFEKLKNSKVYSEDSEADIRRKNQILGQELFKEMKTAEEWASSLNRSNNTGSRLFGSKTLGEIELERKATGTLSIKGNFMAGSFTYDGPIIMQGSITSPSWTQEYQTNIRVTNGDFKFINPLENKYKIENGAKITVENGDAIVGNVYGRKFRVEDPVRVGVFQIQEHRTRIIAPKGKIIAENLVNTVSLEADSVIVLNVEDDVIISAREILFYGGKLTYDSVIELKKGGTIRFFENFSIQGLSGDAIIKLENGKKIRLFDLKTKKIKDLADEFVPNKENYNKDATMVGHGFTITYDMLDNLSMKPAKKQKQGWASKFGFSRK is encoded by the coding sequence ATGGTTGAAAACAATTATGATATTCTAGGAATTGTCGAAGGTTCAACAGAGAAAGAAATTCGAGATGCATTTAGAAGATTAGCTCTTCAATTTCACTCAGATCGTGGTGGTGAAAACGAACAATTTATCAAAATTAAACAAGCATATGAAGATCTAAAAATTGGAAAAAAATACCCAGAAACTGATTTTGAAAAATTAAAAAATTCCAAGGTATATTCTGAAGATTCTGAGGCCGATATTAGAAGAAAAAATCAGATTTTAGGCCAAGAATTATTCAAAGAAATGAAAACTGCTGAAGAATGGGCATCGTCTTTGAACAGATCAAACAATACTGGATCTAGATTATTTGGATCAAAGACTCTTGGAGAAATTGAATTAGAAAGAAAAGCAACTGGTACACTATCAATAAAAGGAAATTTTATGGCTGGTAGCTTTACTTATGATGGTCCAATTATAATGCAAGGAAGTATTACCAGTCCATCATGGACACAAGAATATCAAACAAACATTCGGGTAACTAATGGAGATTTTAAATTCATTAATCCATTAGAAAATAAATACAAAATTGAAAATGGCGCAAAAATCACCGTTGAAAATGGTGATGCCATAGTTGGAAATGTTTATGGTAGAAAATTTCGGGTTGAAGATCCTGTACGTGTAGGAGTTTTCCAAATTCAAGAACATAGAACTCGTATTATAGCTCCTAAAGGAAAAATTATTGCAGAAAATCTTGTTAATACTGTATCACTTGAAGCAGATTCAGTTATTGTTTTGAATGTAGAAGACGATGTTATCATCTCTGCAAGAGAGATTTTATTTTATGGAGGAAAATTGACGTATGATTCTGTAATAGAACTAAAAAAAGGTGGAACAATTAGATTTTTCGAGAATTTTTCTATTCAGGGTTTAAGTGGTGATGCAATAATTAAACTTGAAAATGGTAAAAAAATTAGATTGTTTGATCTAAAAACTAAAAAAATCAAAGATTTGGCAGATGAATTTGTACCTAACAAGGAGAATTACAATAAAGACGCTACCATGGTAGGTCATGGATTTACCATCACATATGATATGCTAGATAATCTCTCAATGAAACCTGCTAAAAAACAAAAACAGGGTTGGGCATCAAAATTTGGATTTTCTAGAAAATAA
- a CDS encoding universal stress protein, which translates to MAKFKKILVPLDGSANATRGLDRAIEIAKGSDAEITGFYVFHLPLAAGIKYTAKMKEEAQKKAVKAIGPAMNKAQKAGATFKYKTSGGNTGAEIVKFAKNGKFDMIVIGARGLGGAKEAFLGSTSNYVMHKTKIPVLVVK; encoded by the coding sequence ATGGCTAAATTCAAAAAAATTCTCGTTCCACTTGATGGTTCTGCAAATGCTACTCGTGGTTTAGATAGAGCAATTGAAATTGCAAAAGGTAGTGATGCTGAAATTACTGGATTTTACGTATTTCATTTACCATTAGCAGCTGGAATCAAATACACAGCAAAAATGAAAGAAGAAGCACAAAAAAAAGCTGTCAAAGCTATTGGTCCTGCTATGAATAAAGCTCAAAAAGCTGGTGCCACTTTCAAATACAAAACTAGTGGAGGGAATACTGGTGCAGAAATTGTCAAGTTTGCCAAAAATGGAAAATTTGACATGATTGTAATTGGTGCAAGAGGATTAGGCGGTGCAAAAGAAGCATTTCTTGGAAGTACATCTAATTATGTAATGCACAAAACCAAGATTCCAGTTTTAGTAGTGAAATAG
- a CDS encoding CBS domain-containing protein: MSISNISKKPISIMKKATISDAIRMLLNTKISRLVVRENEKHVGIITEKDIGLFLFSETTRQGLDKIPITKIMKPIEFVNQEITPENAAKIMIEKGISSLAIGEKDQVKTIFTKSDLVNYYAENITDEKKVIDFMTHNYEFTHTAAPLYKVVRKMLEKKISRLIVKNQNEEPVGIISFRDLFRIAIELGSEEDISEYGISDQIRNGFISKEGFGNISLAREVMTEGLITIKFNQSLSDACKLILENNVSGLVVLDGNGSITGIISKTDITKAIAK; this comes from the coding sequence TTGTCTATTAGTAATATTTCAAAAAAACCTATTTCCATTATGAAAAAGGCAACAATTTCAGATGCTATTAGAATGCTATTAAACACAAAAATTAGTAGATTAGTTGTTAGAGAAAATGAAAAACATGTTGGAATAATCACCGAGAAAGATATTGGATTATTTTTATTTTCAGAGACTACAAGACAAGGATTAGATAAAATTCCTATTACAAAAATAATGAAGCCAATTGAATTTGTAAATCAAGAGATTACTCCTGAAAATGCAGCAAAAATAATGATTGAGAAAGGCATTAGTTCATTAGCTATTGGGGAAAAGGATCAAGTAAAAACAATTTTTACAAAAAGTGATCTTGTCAATTATTATGCTGAAAACATTACTGATGAAAAGAAAGTTATTGATTTTATGACTCACAACTATGAATTCACTCATACTGCTGCACCATTATACAAGGTTGTACGAAAGATGTTAGAAAAGAAAATTTCCAGATTAATTGTAAAGAATCAAAATGAGGAACCGGTTGGGATAATTTCATTTAGAGATTTATTTAGAATTGCAATAGAGTTAGGAAGTGAAGAAGATATTTCTGAGTATGGAATATCAGATCAAATTAGAAATGGATTTATCTCAAAAGAAGGATTTGGAAACATTTCATTAGCCAGAGAAGTGATGACTGAGGGATTAATCACTATCAAGTTCAATCAAAGTTTGTCAGATGCGTGTAAACTAATTTTAGAGAATAATGTTAGTGGCTTGGTGGTATTAGATGGGAATGGATCAATTACAGGAATAATTAGTAAGACAGATATCACAAAGGCAATTGCAAAGTAA
- a CDS encoding VIT1/CCC1 transporter family protein produces MKWHFDDFIYGSIDGAVTTFAIVAGVMGASLPSTIILILGFANLFADGFSMAAANYQASKARNEFIEMKRRQEEWEIDNLEEQEREEIREIYREKGFKDELLEDVVRIITSKRKVWIDTMMKEELGLIEDEKNPLDSSVSTFVGFNLVGLIPLIPFMVFMIIGIELNSEAFGYSIVSVAAAFFLVGMIKGKIVKKSILHSGINTLIIGGVAAIVAYFVGYGLNFLVS; encoded by the coding sequence ATGAAATGGCATTTTGATGATTTTATTTATGGTTCTATAGATGGTGCAGTAACTACTTTTGCCATAGTTGCAGGAGTTATGGGTGCATCATTACCTTCAACAATAATCTTGATTTTGGGATTTGCAAATTTGTTTGCAGATGGATTTTCAATGGCTGCTGCAAATTATCAAGCATCAAAGGCCAGAAACGAGTTTATAGAAATGAAGAGAAGGCAAGAGGAATGGGAAATTGATAACTTGGAGGAACAAGAAAGGGAAGAAATCAGAGAAATTTATCGAGAAAAAGGATTCAAAGACGAACTACTAGAAGATGTTGTGCGAATAATCACATCAAAAAGAAAAGTATGGATTGATACCATGATGAAAGAAGAATTAGGGTTAATTGAAGATGAAAAAAATCCCTTAGATAGTTCTGTAAGTACATTTGTTGGTTTCAATCTTGTTGGACTAATTCCATTAATTCCGTTTATGGTTTTCATGATAATAGGTATAGAATTGAATTCTGAAGCATTCGGATATTCTATTGTATCTGTAGCTGCAGCATTTTTTCTTGTTGGAATGATAAAAGGAAAAATTGTAAAAAAATCAATATTACATTCAGGAATTAATACATTAATCATTGGTGGAGTTGCTGCTATTGTTGCATATTTTGTAGGATATGGATTAAATTTTCTAGTTTCTTAG
- a CDS encoding APC family permease: protein MSELKRQMGLFQLTMYGTGLILGAGIYVLIGEAAGFAGDSVWIAFVLGSIVALFAGFSYAELSSVFPKAAAEYVFIKNAFKNNFFAFLIGWLTAITSIITAATVALGFGGYFAEFVNIPIIISAIGLLVILSIVNFVGIRESAWTNTVFTIIEASGLILIIIIGFTFASPEPVDYTESPTGFTGIVIAFVLIFFAFIGFEDMANIAEEVKKPKKTLPRAIILSVIISGVLYVLVSLAVVRVVNWEELANSAAPMALVAERGLGSEAHILLSSIALFAITNTVLITLVAGSRIFYGMAKEKVFPKVLEKIHFKTKTPWVAVIVILITSIAFTLIGDIVIVANITVFAIVITFAAVNLAVIVLRYTEPDIERKFRVPVNIGKFPILPLFGLGISVYMAFQFEIEVVLVGITIIGIGAVFYKISKKSRLKSQ from the coding sequence ATGTCTGAGTTAAAGCGTCAAATGGGCCTTTTCCAGCTTACAATGTATGGAACTGGATTAATTCTTGGTGCTGGAATTTATGTATTAATTGGTGAAGCTGCAGGCTTTGCAGGGGATTCCGTATGGATTGCATTTGTATTAGGATCAATCGTTGCATTATTTGCAGGATTTAGTTATGCAGAATTATCATCAGTATTTCCTAAAGCAGCTGCAGAATATGTTTTCATAAAAAATGCTTTTAAAAATAATTTTTTCGCTTTTCTCATAGGTTGGCTTACAGCAATTACATCTATTATTACAGCTGCAACAGTTGCATTAGGGTTTGGAGGATACTTTGCAGAATTTGTAAACATTCCAATAATTATTTCAGCTATTGGTTTGTTAGTTATTCTATCAATAGTAAATTTTGTTGGAATTAGAGAATCAGCGTGGACCAATACTGTATTTACAATTATTGAAGCATCTGGATTAATACTGATTATTATTATCGGTTTTACATTTGCCAGTCCTGAACCTGTAGATTATACTGAAAGTCCAACGGGTTTCACTGGAATTGTAATTGCATTTGTATTGATATTTTTTGCATTCATAGGATTTGAAGATATGGCAAATATTGCAGAGGAAGTAAAAAAACCTAAAAAAACACTTCCTAGAGCAATAATACTATCAGTTATAATTTCAGGTGTTTTGTATGTTCTAGTTTCTTTGGCTGTAGTTCGAGTTGTAAATTGGGAAGAGCTTGCCAACTCAGCTGCACCAATGGCATTAGTAGCAGAAAGAGGTTTAGGATCAGAGGCACATATCTTACTTTCATCCATCGCTCTTTTTGCCATTACTAACACAGTTTTGATCACACTTGTAGCAGGTTCAAGAATTTTTTATGGCATGGCAAAAGAAAAAGTATTTCCTAAAGTTCTAGAAAAAATTCATTTTAAAACAAAAACTCCTTGGGTTGCAGTAATTGTAATTTTGATAACATCAATTGCTTTTACATTGATTGGGGATATTGTAATTGTTGCAAACATAACAGTTTTTGCAATTGTAATTACATTTGCTGCTGTGAATCTGGCAGTTATTGTTTTACGTTATACAGAACCTGACATTGAACGAAAATTTAGGGTTCCTGTTAATATTGGAAAATTTCCAATTCTTCCATTATTTGGATTAGGAATTTCAGTGTATATGGCATTCCAATTTGAAATCGAGGTTGTGCTTGTGGGTATTACAATTATAGGAATTGGAGCTGTTTTCTATAAAATTTCTAAAAAATCTAGGCTCAAATCTCAATGA